Part of the Eshraghiella crossota genome is shown below.
ACTACCTGAACGGCCTTGTCTGGGACGGGAAAGAGCGTATCCGCTATTGCCTGCGGCACTTTCTGGGAGCCGACACGGACAACTACACCTTTCAATCGCTGCGGCTGTTCCTGCTGGGAGCCATCCACCGGGCGTTCTGCCCCGGCTGTAAATTTGAGGTCATGCTCTGTCTGGTTGGCGGTCAGGGAGCCGGGAAATCCACCTTCTTCCGGCTGCTGGCCGTAAAGGACGAGTGGTTTTCCGATGATTTGCGGAAGCTGGACGATGATAACGTGTACCGCAAGCTACAAGGCCATTGGATTATTGAAATGTCGGAGATGATTGCTACCGCCAACGCCAAGAGCATAGAGGAAATCAAGTCGTTCCTCAGCCGCCAGAAGGAGGTCTATAAAATCCCCTATGAAACCCACCCGGAGGACAGGCTGCGCCAGTGCGTGTTCGGCGGGACTTCCAACGCCCTGGACTTCCTGCCCCTTGACCGTTCCGGGAACCGGCGCTTCCTGCCGGTCATGGTCTACCCCGAACGGGCAGAGGTACACATTTTGGACGATGAAGCCGCTTCCAGAGCCTATATCGAACAGGTATGGGCGGAAGCCATGACAACCTACAAAAGCGGCGATTTTAAGCTGTCTTTTACCCCCGAAATGATACAGTACCTCAAAGAACACCAGCGGGATTTCATGCCGGAGGACACCAAGGCCGGGATGATACAGGCGTACCTTGACCGCTACACCGGCAGCGCCGTATGCTCCAAGCAGCTTTTCAGGGAAGCCCTGAACCACCCCTTTGACGAGCCGAAGCAATGGGAAATCCGGGAAGTCAACGACATCATGAACCACGGTATCACGGGATGGAAGTATTTCTCCAATCCCCGGATATTTGAAGGATACGGCAGGCAAAAGGGCTGGGAACGGGAAACCCCGGCAACGGGCGCTGACAACGGGCGTGAAAAAACGCCGGACGGATTTGTGGAAGTCACGGAGCAGATGGAGCTTCCCTTCTGAAAAATCCGGGGAAAACACAGCCGGTTGCCGCCCCCGTTGCTATCCCGTTGCCGGGCCGGTTGCCGGAAAAAAGCCCGTAACTGCGGGCTTTTCTCCCCTCTGACAACCAAAGCAACAGAAAAATAAAAGAAAAAGTAATAAATAACCAACCGCCAGACAGAGATTGTTTTCGAGGTTTTTTGAAGCCCGTTGCCGGACTTCGTTGCCGACCTTCTCCTGTCTGGCTTATTTCATTTATGGAGGTAACTGCCTATGGCAAAAAGCAAAACTGAAATTCATGTCACAACGGTATTTGACGGCGAACTGGACGCTACGGACGTTTTCGTGAGCCTGATTGCACAGAAATAGGTCAAATGAAAAAGTAAATTCCAATTAGATGCATTTTAACCTCGTATTTTCGATTTTGAGCAACTTTTTCAAATCTACCCTATACAAAAGTACCCTGAAAAGTGCTATAATTCATGCTGTGAAGTCTGTTTGTTTGCATTGCAAACAGACGACTGGAGCAGTTTGAGAAAAAATAAATTCCACCCGCCTGACTATAAATTTATAGTTAGATTTGGCAGTTTGTTGTTGCCAGATGGGTTATCTGTCTGCTCGTTGTTAATGGTTTAGAGGGCTTATATTAAGCCGTGTTCGCTTAAGATACCAGCATAGTCTTCGTATGCTTTTTGCCAAGCATCGATTTCGTTATTAAGTGCTGATATCTTATATTCCAAGTATTCTGTTTCTCGTTGAGATTCCATGTATCTTTCGAGAAGTATTTCATAAGGAATAGGATGTGTATTATTCATGGTTGGCCTCTCTTTCTTTAACAGACATTTCAATTAGTGCCGGTTTTAGCATGACTTCGTCTGGGGAGACTTTAAATTGTCCTGCTAAAGCCGGTATTTTTTTATCAAGAAGTAAATCTGCCAAATCAAATGGGGTAGCACCATTCAGACTATCCCTCGCAGTAGAGTTGATATGGCTGGACATAAGATTAATGTCATCCTGCGTGTACCGATACATGCTGCGACCTTTGGGGATAACATAACGTATGTATTCGTGGTTCTTTTCCAAGCGTCCTTTTTGATTGGAAACGTAGGGATCACAATAGAATACATAGGTTCTGTGTATGCCTGATTCAGTCTTTTCGATGTCCCATGGATTCTTGAACTCAGATCCATTGTCGGTAAGAATTACAGGAAAGTATTTCTTAAATGTCCTAATTCCAAGTGCAGTTGTAAGGCTGTTGATGGCATTAATTACACTGTGCTGAGTGCACTCAGGCATAAGGATAACAAGCATAAAACTACAACTCCTAAATAGAAGGGTAAGGAGACATTTTCCTTTATCACGCCCGCCTTTGACGGTATCCATTTCGACAACGTCAAGGTCAGGATGTGCCTCCATGAAGCGTTCAAAATCAACATAGGTACGTTTGTTACGATATACCTGTTGAAGATTCTTACTCTTTCTCGGCTCAGATTTTTTCTTGCGTTTCTTGTAACGAACGCGACGGGGCAAATCAATGTTACGAGCCTGAAATACACGTTGATCCAGATAATTGTAAAGGGTTCTTCTACAAACAGGAATCTCATCGGCATGTACTGCAAAGATGTGACTTAATGGCTGTCCTTTTAAGATTAGAGGAGATATTAAATCGTTAAGTTCCTGTAGCTCTTCGGGTGTCATATTAATGCCTTTGCGAGAATTATAAAGTTTTTTTTCATATTGCCTTTGGGCATATGCAGCGTCATATACTTTCTTGTCTAAAGGGCAAGATTTGTAGTCCTCACAGTAATTACAAACATACGGTGGTTTGTTGATTTTGTTGCATTTGTAAGGTAGAAAATAAGGACAATAATCAATGACAGTTCTTCGATAACATTTCTTGCAATAAAAAGAGCAATGGCTTGAATATCGAGGACATTTCAATTCTTTGCTCCTTAAGTCACAGTCTTTATAATGCTTGCAGAGATTACATTTGTAGCTGTACCCGGCAGGAATCGTTTTTGAGTAACGCTTTACTTCTTTTGAAATGGTGGATGGGTCTTTGTGTAAGACAGATCCTATTGAAGAAAAAGTACTTTTCTGTAACAGTTCCTGTTCAATATATGTCCTGTTGGACAGGGTTAAATGTTTTTGATCATGTTCGTTCATATGATAATCCTTTCCAACAGACAGATAACCATATGGAATTGTATCAAAAACTATGTGCAAGAGTAAATTCCAGATTTGCCATTTGGGGATTCAAAAAACTGGAATTTTGAAATTCACTTTACGTTGCACAGAAATACAGCCAGAGAAATGATAAAGAATATCTTGTGAAAAAGCAAGATTTAGGATATAATAAAGACAAGGTTCAGAGTGACCGTGTTCCGTCTGGATTGTGCGGGTAACGGTTATGATGAACGGATTTGAATATGCAGGCATGGACATGGTACTGGCAAGCAACTTCCGGGCGGCTATCTATTGCAGGCTTTCCAAGGACGATGACCTTGACGGGGAGAGCGCCAGTATCGCAAACCAGCGGGCTATGCTGGAAACCTACTGCGAAAAGCAGGGATGGGAGGTTGTTGCAGTCTATCAGGATGATGGCTACACGGGGCTGAACATGGAGCGCCCCGACCTGAAACGGATGTTGAAAGCCATCGAGCGCAGGCAGATAAACCTTGTGGTCACGAAAGACCTGTCCAGACTGGGTAGGAATTACTTGCAGACCGGCTTCCTGATTGAAGATTTCTTCCCCCGCAACGGCGTGCGGTATATCGCCATGAATGACGGTATCGACACCATGCGGGACAACAACGACATTGCGCCGTTCAAGAACATCCTCAACGAGATGTACAGCAAGGACATTTCCAAGAAGGTTCATTCCTCTTATCTGCTGAAAGCGCAGAAAGGCCAGTTTACCGGCTGCCTTGCCCCCTTCGGGTATCGGAAAGACCCGGAGGACAAAAACCATCTGCTGATTGATGAGGAAACGGCTCCCATTGTCCGGCGTCTGTTTGCGTGGGCGCTGGAAGGACACGGCCCCAACTACATCCGGCGCAGGCTGAAAGAAGAAAAAATCCCATGCCCGACCTACTGGAACCGGGTGCGGGGCTTTCGGAACGTGTCAACCAAGTGGGAAAAGAAAGACCCGGTAAACGGGCGGTATATGTGGGACTTCTCCGTGATTAAGGACATCCTGATGAACCCCGTCTACACCGGCGCTATCGCTTCCCAGAAGAAGGAATACCGCTTCAAAATCGGCACCATCGGGGAAAAGAAGCCGGAGGACTGGATTGTGGTGGAGAACCAGCATGAGCCGCTTGTTGACCGCAAGACCTTTGACATCGTG
Proteins encoded:
- a CDS encoding virulence-associated E family protein, whose translation is MLESTEKGGVRNSIHNCLTVFQYDPELSGAVAKNLLTERIDLLKPIGRKRRTGSKAMTDTDMKYIRLYLEKTYGLTSEKKIADAADLAADANSYHPIRDYLNGLVWDGKERIRYCLRHFLGADTDNYTFQSLRLFLLGAIHRAFCPGCKFEVMLCLVGGQGAGKSTFFRLLAVKDEWFSDDLRKLDDDNVYRKLQGHWIIEMSEMIATANAKSIEEIKSFLSRQKEVYKIPYETHPEDRLRQCVFGGTSNALDFLPLDRSGNRRFLPVMVYPERAEVHILDDEAASRAYIEQVWAEAMTTYKSGDFKLSFTPEMIQYLKEHQRDFMPEDTKAGMIQAYLDRYTGSAVCSKQLFREALNHPFDEPKQWEIREVNDIMNHGITGWKYFSNPRIFEGYGRQKGWERETPATGADNGREKTPDGFVEVTEQMELPF
- a CDS encoding IS30 family transposase translates to MNEHDQKHLTLSNRTYIEQELLQKSTFSSIGSVLHKDPSTISKEVKRYSKTIPAGYSYKCNLCKHYKDCDLRSKELKCPRYSSHCSFYCKKCYRRTVIDYCPYFLPYKCNKINKPPYVCNYCEDYKSCPLDKKVYDAAYAQRQYEKKLYNSRKGINMTPEELQELNDLISPLILKGQPLSHIFAVHADEIPVCRRTLYNYLDQRVFQARNIDLPRRVRYKKRKKKSEPRKSKNLQQVYRNKRTYVDFERFMEAHPDLDVVEMDTVKGGRDKGKCLLTLLFRSCSFMLVILMPECTQHSVINAINSLTTALGIRTFKKYFPVILTDNGSEFKNPWDIEKTESGIHRTYVFYCDPYVSNQKGRLEKNHEYIRYVIPKGRSMYRYTQDDINLMSSHINSTARDSLNGATPFDLADLLLDKKIPALAGQFKVSPDEVMLKPALIEMSVKEREANHE
- a CDS encoding recombinase family protein, giving the protein MMNGFEYAGMDMVLASNFRAAIYCRLSKDDDLDGESASIANQRAMLETYCEKQGWEVVAVYQDDGYTGLNMERPDLKRMLKAIERRQINLVVTKDLSRLGRNYLQTGFLIEDFFPRNGVRYIAMNDGIDTMRDNNDIAPFKNILNEMYSKDISKKVHSSYLLKAQKGQFTGCLAPFGYRKDPEDKNHLLIDEETAPIVRRLFAWALEGHGPNYIRRRLKEEKIPCPTYWNRVRGFRNVSTKWEKKDPVNGRYMWDFSVIKDILMNPVYTGAIASQKKEYRFKIGTIGEKKPEDWIVVENQHEPLVDRKTFDIVQRKLKSRQRPRQTGEISLFAGLIKCGECGKSLTIRYTNDKHPKQIYSCKTYNAYGKQHCTQHRVEYDTLYSLVLNKIRECARAALMDGEAVAGKLTDTCEAEQKGQREALERSLTKDEERIDVLEKMVLRLYEDMVAGRISEANFNLLMEKTQAEQAELKAKVEEGRKKLADEIRLACDARQWVEAIQEYADITELDAATLNRLIKEIVVHESIDSDKTRHISIEIHFNLKPIPEVEQVTA